One window from the genome of Cucumis melo cultivar AY chromosome 12, USDA_Cmelo_AY_1.0, whole genome shotgun sequence encodes:
- the LOC103483254 gene encoding protein JINGUBANG: MGIMEYHQTFHNSDTYFDQSYSSSSSSSSSSSSSCQTTFKGHSSYISSLTLAGKFLYSGSSDREIRSWRRNLSQNCEENQEEFQNNMVTAGHGAVKSLVVSSDKLYSAHQDHKIRVWKISNDFDHHQKYTRLATLPTLGDRTAKLLTPNNQVQIRRHKKCTWVHHVDTVSALALSNDESLLYSVSWDRTLKIWRTSDFKCLESVAGAHDDAINAVALAGDGDVYTGSTDKRIKVWRKNPDGKRHFLVQTLEKHSSGINALALTDDGSVLFSGACDRSVLVWEKEEGGGLMELVGVLRGHSKAILCLAVVLDFICSGSADKTIRIWKKAVAGNYVCLRVLEGHNGPVKCLAAAVDRFNQNDRSFMVYSGGLDCDIKAWQISVPLV; encoded by the coding sequence ATGGGAATTATGGAATACCATCAAACTTTTCATAATTCTGATACATATTTTGATCAATcttactcttcttcttcttcttcttcttcttcttcgtcttcttcatgTCAAACTACTTTCAAAGGCCATTCTTCTTACATCTCTTCTCTAACTCTCGCCGGAAAGTTCCTCTACTCTGGTTCCTCCGACAGAGAAATCCGATCATGGAGACGTAACTTATCGCAAAATTGTGAAGAAAATCAGGAAGAATTTCAAAACAATATGGTTACAGCCGGACATGGTGCAGTGAAATCTCTTGTGGTTTCATCTGATAAACTTTACAGTGCTCATCAAGACCATAAAATTCGTGTCTGGAAAATCTCTAATGATTTCGACCACCATCAAAAGTACACTCGCTTAGCCACTCTCCCGACGCTCGGCGATCGGACGGCCAAGCTTTTGACTCCCAATAATCAGGTCCAAATCCGACGGCACAAGAAATGCACATGGGTTCATCATGTTGATACGGTTTCAGCTCTTGCTCTGTCAAACGATGAGTCACTTCTCTATTCCGTCTCGTGGGATCGGACCCTCAAAATCTGGCGGACTTCCGATTTCAAATGCTTGGAATCCGTCGCCGGAGCTCACGATGATGCAATAAACGCCGTCGCTCTCGCCGGAGACGGTGACGTATACACTGGATCAACGGACAAGAGGATTAAAGTGTGGAGGAAAAACCCAGATGGGAAAAGACATTTTTTGGTCCAAACACTTGAAAAACACAGCTCGGGAATTAATGCCTTGGCTCTCACCGACGATGGGTCGGTTTTATTTTCTGGCGCCTGTGACAGATCGGTTTTGGTTTGGGAGAAGGAGGAAGGAGGTGGGTTAATGGAGTTGGTGGGTGTGTTGAGAGGCCATTCGAAGGCGATATTGTGTTTGGCTGTGGTGTTGGATTTTATCTGTAGTGGTTCGGCGGACAAGACGATCAGAATTTGGAAGAAGGCTGTGGCCGGAAATTATGTGTGTTTGAGGGTTTTGGAAGGGCATAACGGTCCCGTCAAGTGTTTGGCGGCGGCGGTTGATCGGTTCAACCAAAACGACAGGTCGTTTATGGTTTATAGTGGTGGTTTGGACTGTGATATTAAGGCTTGGCAGATTTCTGTTCCTCTTGTTTAG
- the LOC103483262 gene encoding E2F transcription factor-like E2FE isoform X3: MAALPSSSALPDSSSSRHHTYSRKQKSLGLLCSNFLSLYNHDGVHSIGLDDAASRLGVERRRIYDIVNVLESVGVLSRKAKNQYSWNGFGAIPKALQDLKEEGLRENCSASDGNDYAKVSDDEDEDERFSNPTGSQTSTAAVPKSSSSSLKAVSADNRREKSLALLTQNFVKLFICSHVNMISLDEAAKLLLGDGHNSSIMRTKVRRLYDIANVLSSMNLIEKTHTTDTRKPAFRWLGVRGKVKNEPTLLPESRKRAFGTDVTNVSYKKTKAESSAYQGFSHSLNIQKLVQCENSSQEDSQNSQDQECERTSKSYQFGPFAPVTVAKVGVLDNNNVKRTHDWESLSSTFRPQYHNQGFWMQFL, translated from the exons ATGGCGGCTCTGCCATCCTCTTCCGCTCTACcggattcttcttcttccagACATCATACTTACAGTAGAAAGCAGAAATCCCTTGGTCTTTTATGCTCAAA TTTTTTGAGCTTGTATAACCACGATGGAGTTCATTCGATTGGGCTTGACGATGCTGCATCGCGATTAG GTGTGGAAAGGCGGCGGATCTATGATATTGTGAATGTTTTGGAGAGCGTCGGG GTTCTATCGAGAAAGGCGAAGAATCAGTACAGCTGGAATGGGTTTGGAGCAATCCCTAAGGCTTTACAAGATCTTAAA GAAGAGGGATTGAGGGAGAATTGCAGTGCATCTGATGGTAACGATTATGCCAAA GTCTCGGATGATGAAGATGAGGATGAAAGATTTTCCAATCCAACTGGAAGCCAGACCTCAACTGCAGCTGTGCCGAAATCATCTTCATCGTCGTTAAAAGCTG TATCTGCAGACAATAGAAGGGAGAAGTCGTTGGCGCTCCTGACACAAAATTTTGTTAAGCTATTTATCTGCAGTCAT GTGAATATGATTTCCCTTGACGAAGCTGCTAAGCTTTTATTAGGAGATGGCCACAATTCATCAATAATGAGAA CTAAGGTAAGGCGGCTATACGACATTGCCAATGTGCTGTCTTCTATGAATCTGATTGAAAAG ACTCATACAACAGACACGAGAAAGCCTGCATTTAGGTGGTTGGGAGTGAGGGGCAAAGTCAAGAATGAGCCAACCCTTCTTCCAGAGTCCAGAAAAAGGGCATTTGGAACTGACGTAACAAATGTCAGTTATAAGAAGACTAAGGCTGAAAGTTCCGCCTATCAGGGTTTTAGTCATTCCCTCAACATCCAAAAGCTAGTGCAGTGCGAGAATTCTTCACAAGAGGATAGCCAGAACAGTCAGGATCAAGAATGTGAAAGAACTTCCAAGAGCTATCAATTTGGACCCTTTGCTCCGGTAACAGTAGCTAAAGTTGGTGTCTTGGACAATAACAATGTGAAGCGGACTCACGATTGGGAAAGTCTTTCCTCAACATTTCGTCCCCAGTATCACAATCAAG GTTTCTGGATGCAATTCTTGTGA
- the LOC103483262 gene encoding E2F transcription factor-like E2FE isoform X4, which yields MAALPSSSALPDSSSSRHHTYSRKQKSLGLLCSNFLSLYNHDGVHSIGLDDAASRLGVERRRIYDIVNVLESVGVLSRKAKNQYSWNGFGAIPKALQDLKEEGLRENCSASDGNDYAKVSDDEDEDERFSNPTGSQTSTAAVPKSSSSSLKADNRREKSLALLTQNFVKLFICSHVNMISLDEAAKLLLGDGHNSSIMRTKVRRLYDIANVLSSMNLIEKTHTTDTRKPAFRWLGVRGKVKNEPTLLPESRKRAFGTDVTNVSYKKTKAESSAYQGFSHSLNIQKLVQCENSSQEDSQNSQDQECERTSKSYQFGPFAPVTVAKVGVLDNNNVKRTHDWESLSSTFRPQYHNQGFWMQFL from the exons ATGGCGGCTCTGCCATCCTCTTCCGCTCTACcggattcttcttcttccagACATCATACTTACAGTAGAAAGCAGAAATCCCTTGGTCTTTTATGCTCAAA TTTTTTGAGCTTGTATAACCACGATGGAGTTCATTCGATTGGGCTTGACGATGCTGCATCGCGATTAG GTGTGGAAAGGCGGCGGATCTATGATATTGTGAATGTTTTGGAGAGCGTCGGG GTTCTATCGAGAAAGGCGAAGAATCAGTACAGCTGGAATGGGTTTGGAGCAATCCCTAAGGCTTTACAAGATCTTAAA GAAGAGGGATTGAGGGAGAATTGCAGTGCATCTGATGGTAACGATTATGCCAAA GTCTCGGATGATGAAGATGAGGATGAAAGATTTTCCAATCCAACTGGAAGCCAGACCTCAACTGCAGCTGTGCCGAAATCATCTTCATCGTCGTTAAAAGCTG ACAATAGAAGGGAGAAGTCGTTGGCGCTCCTGACACAAAATTTTGTTAAGCTATTTATCTGCAGTCAT GTGAATATGATTTCCCTTGACGAAGCTGCTAAGCTTTTATTAGGAGATGGCCACAATTCATCAATAATGAGAA CTAAGGTAAGGCGGCTATACGACATTGCCAATGTGCTGTCTTCTATGAATCTGATTGAAAAG ACTCATACAACAGACACGAGAAAGCCTGCATTTAGGTGGTTGGGAGTGAGGGGCAAAGTCAAGAATGAGCCAACCCTTCTTCCAGAGTCCAGAAAAAGGGCATTTGGAACTGACGTAACAAATGTCAGTTATAAGAAGACTAAGGCTGAAAGTTCCGCCTATCAGGGTTTTAGTCATTCCCTCAACATCCAAAAGCTAGTGCAGTGCGAGAATTCTTCACAAGAGGATAGCCAGAACAGTCAGGATCAAGAATGTGAAAGAACTTCCAAGAGCTATCAATTTGGACCCTTTGCTCCGGTAACAGTAGCTAAAGTTGGTGTCTTGGACAATAACAATGTGAAGCGGACTCACGATTGGGAAAGTCTTTCCTCAACATTTCGTCCCCAGTATCACAATCAAG GTTTCTGGATGCAATTCTTGTGA
- the LOC103483262 gene encoding E2F transcription factor-like E2FE isoform X2 encodes MAALPSSSALPDSSSSRHHTYSRKQKSLGLLCSNFLSLYNHDGVHSIGLDDAASRLGVERRRIYDIVNVLESVGVLSRKAKNQYSWNGFGAIPKALQDLKEEGLRENCSASDGNDYAKVSDDEDEDERFSNPTGSQTSTAAVPKSSSSSLKADNRREKSLALLTQNFVKLFICSHVNMISLDEAAKLLLGDGHNSSIMRTKVRRLYDIANVLSSMNLIEKTHTTDTRKPAFRWLGVRGKVKNEPTLLPESRKRAFGTDVTNVSYKKTKAESSAYQGFSHSLNIQKLVQCENSSQEDSQNSQDQECERTSKSYQFGPFAPVTVAKVGVLDNNNVKRTHDWESLSSTFRPQYHNQALKELFSHYVEAWKSWYSEAVKKPIQIS; translated from the exons ATGGCGGCTCTGCCATCCTCTTCCGCTCTACcggattcttcttcttccagACATCATACTTACAGTAGAAAGCAGAAATCCCTTGGTCTTTTATGCTCAAA TTTTTTGAGCTTGTATAACCACGATGGAGTTCATTCGATTGGGCTTGACGATGCTGCATCGCGATTAG GTGTGGAAAGGCGGCGGATCTATGATATTGTGAATGTTTTGGAGAGCGTCGGG GTTCTATCGAGAAAGGCGAAGAATCAGTACAGCTGGAATGGGTTTGGAGCAATCCCTAAGGCTTTACAAGATCTTAAA GAAGAGGGATTGAGGGAGAATTGCAGTGCATCTGATGGTAACGATTATGCCAAA GTCTCGGATGATGAAGATGAGGATGAAAGATTTTCCAATCCAACTGGAAGCCAGACCTCAACTGCAGCTGTGCCGAAATCATCTTCATCGTCGTTAAAAGCTG ACAATAGAAGGGAGAAGTCGTTGGCGCTCCTGACACAAAATTTTGTTAAGCTATTTATCTGCAGTCAT GTGAATATGATTTCCCTTGACGAAGCTGCTAAGCTTTTATTAGGAGATGGCCACAATTCATCAATAATGAGAA CTAAGGTAAGGCGGCTATACGACATTGCCAATGTGCTGTCTTCTATGAATCTGATTGAAAAG ACTCATACAACAGACACGAGAAAGCCTGCATTTAGGTGGTTGGGAGTGAGGGGCAAAGTCAAGAATGAGCCAACCCTTCTTCCAGAGTCCAGAAAAAGGGCATTTGGAACTGACGTAACAAATGTCAGTTATAAGAAGACTAAGGCTGAAAGTTCCGCCTATCAGGGTTTTAGTCATTCCCTCAACATCCAAAAGCTAGTGCAGTGCGAGAATTCTTCACAAGAGGATAGCCAGAACAGTCAGGATCAAGAATGTGAAAGAACTTCCAAGAGCTATCAATTTGGACCCTTTGCTCCGGTAACAGTAGCTAAAGTTGGTGTCTTGGACAATAACAATGTGAAGCGGACTCACGATTGGGAAAGTCTTTCCTCAACATTTCGTCCCCAGTATCACAATCAAG CCTTAAAAGAACTTTTCTCCCATTACGTGGAAGCTTGGAAATCATGGTATTCTGAAGCAGTGAAGAAACCTATACAAATTTCTTGA
- the LOC103483262 gene encoding E2F transcription factor-like E2FE isoform X1, whose protein sequence is MAALPSSSALPDSSSSRHHTYSRKQKSLGLLCSNFLSLYNHDGVHSIGLDDAASRLGVERRRIYDIVNVLESVGVLSRKAKNQYSWNGFGAIPKALQDLKEEGLRENCSASDGNDYAKVSDDEDEDERFSNPTGSQTSTAAVPKSSSSSLKAVSADNRREKSLALLTQNFVKLFICSHVNMISLDEAAKLLLGDGHNSSIMRTKVRRLYDIANVLSSMNLIEKTHTTDTRKPAFRWLGVRGKVKNEPTLLPESRKRAFGTDVTNVSYKKTKAESSAYQGFSHSLNIQKLVQCENSSQEDSQNSQDQECERTSKSYQFGPFAPVTVAKVGVLDNNNVKRTHDWESLSSTFRPQYHNQALKELFSHYVEAWKSWYSEAVKKPIQIS, encoded by the exons ATGGCGGCTCTGCCATCCTCTTCCGCTCTACcggattcttcttcttccagACATCATACTTACAGTAGAAAGCAGAAATCCCTTGGTCTTTTATGCTCAAA TTTTTTGAGCTTGTATAACCACGATGGAGTTCATTCGATTGGGCTTGACGATGCTGCATCGCGATTAG GTGTGGAAAGGCGGCGGATCTATGATATTGTGAATGTTTTGGAGAGCGTCGGG GTTCTATCGAGAAAGGCGAAGAATCAGTACAGCTGGAATGGGTTTGGAGCAATCCCTAAGGCTTTACAAGATCTTAAA GAAGAGGGATTGAGGGAGAATTGCAGTGCATCTGATGGTAACGATTATGCCAAA GTCTCGGATGATGAAGATGAGGATGAAAGATTTTCCAATCCAACTGGAAGCCAGACCTCAACTGCAGCTGTGCCGAAATCATCTTCATCGTCGTTAAAAGCTG TATCTGCAGACAATAGAAGGGAGAAGTCGTTGGCGCTCCTGACACAAAATTTTGTTAAGCTATTTATCTGCAGTCAT GTGAATATGATTTCCCTTGACGAAGCTGCTAAGCTTTTATTAGGAGATGGCCACAATTCATCAATAATGAGAA CTAAGGTAAGGCGGCTATACGACATTGCCAATGTGCTGTCTTCTATGAATCTGATTGAAAAG ACTCATACAACAGACACGAGAAAGCCTGCATTTAGGTGGTTGGGAGTGAGGGGCAAAGTCAAGAATGAGCCAACCCTTCTTCCAGAGTCCAGAAAAAGGGCATTTGGAACTGACGTAACAAATGTCAGTTATAAGAAGACTAAGGCTGAAAGTTCCGCCTATCAGGGTTTTAGTCATTCCCTCAACATCCAAAAGCTAGTGCAGTGCGAGAATTCTTCACAAGAGGATAGCCAGAACAGTCAGGATCAAGAATGTGAAAGAACTTCCAAGAGCTATCAATTTGGACCCTTTGCTCCGGTAACAGTAGCTAAAGTTGGTGTCTTGGACAATAACAATGTGAAGCGGACTCACGATTGGGAAAGTCTTTCCTCAACATTTCGTCCCCAGTATCACAATCAAG CCTTAAAAGAACTTTTCTCCCATTACGTGGAAGCTTGGAAATCATGGTATTCTGAAGCAGTGAAGAAACCTATACAAATTTCTTGA
- the LOC103483223 gene encoding pentatricopeptide repeat-containing protein At1g74900, mitochondrial, whose product MFQRNINRRVTKTKTKTVFLHLCPPIHSFFLSYRNFTAQSTSALDTAAAAADIATLVLESDPKSLRGSLHGLPLQFTPELVDKVLKRLWFHGPKALQFFKHLEYHPSYAHSSSSFDHAIDIAGRMRDYKTVWALVARMRARRIGPSSKTFAIIAERFVGAGKPDRAIRVFLSMREHGCPQDLHSFNTILDILCKSKRVEMAYNHLFKVLRGKFKADVVSYNIIANGWCLIKRTPKALEVLKEMVERGLTPTITTYNILLKGYFRAGQIKEAWEFFLQMKKREVEIDVVTYTTMVHGFGVVGEIKRARKVFNEMVGEGILPSTATYNAMIQVLCKKDSVENAVLMFEEMIKKGYVPNLTTYNVVIRGLFHAGNMDRAMEFIERMKTDGCEPNVQTYNVAIRYFCDAGDVEKGLSMFEKMGQGSLPNLDTYNILISAMFVRKKSEDLVVAGKLLLEMIDRGFIPRKFTFNRVLNGLLLTGNQAFAKEILRQQSKCGRLPRQFKL is encoded by the coding sequence ATGTTTCAAAGAAACATCAACCGAAGAGTAACCAAGACGAAGACGAAGACTGTTTTTCTCCATCTTTGCCCACCAATACATAGCTTCTTCCTCTCATATCGCAACTTCACTGCCCAATCTACATCCGCCCTAGACACCGCCGCCGCCGCTGCGGATATCGCCACTCTTGTTCTCGAGTCCGACCCCAAAAGCTTGAGGGGATCCCTCCATGGATTACCACTTCAATTTACCCCTGAACTTGTCGACAAGGTTCTCAAACGCCTATGGTTCCACGGACCGAAAGCGCTACAATTCTTCAAACACCTTGAGTACCATCCATCTTATGCCCATTCTTCATCTTCCTTCGACCACGCCATCGACATTGCAGGTCGTATGCGTGACTACAAGACCGTATGGGCTCTAGTAGCTCGAATGCGAGCTCGCCGGATTGGACCCAGTTCAAAAACCTTCGCAATTATAGCTGAGAGGTTCGTAGGCGCGGGAAAACCAGATAGAGCGATCAGGGTTTTCTTGTCGATGCGGGAGCATGGGTGTCCTCAGGATCTGCATTCGTTTAACACCATTCTCGACATTCTCTGTAAGTCAAAACGTGTAGAAATGGCTTATAACCATCTGTTCAAGGTTTTGAGAGGAAAATTTAAGGCTGACGTTGTTAGTTATAACATAATTGCAAATGGATGGTGTTTGATTAAGCGTACACCCAAAGCGTTGGAGGTTTTGAAGGAGATGGTGGAAAGAGGTTTAACTCCAACTATTACTACTTACAATATACTTTTAAAAGGGTATTTTAGAGCTGGTCAGATTAAGGAAGCTTGGGAATTCTTTTTGCAAATGAAAAAGAGGGAAGTTGAAATTGATGTTGTTACTTATACTACTATGGTTCATGGGTTTGGTGTTGTGGGTGAAATAAAAAGGGCTCGAAAGGTTTTCAATGAAATGGTTGGTGAAGGGATTCTTCCTTCAACAGCAACTTACAATGCTATGATACAGGTTCTGTGTAAGAAAGATAGTGTGGAGAATGCAGTATTGATGTTTGAGGAGATGATAAAGAAGGGTTATGTGCCGAATTTGACCACTTATAACGTGGTTATAAGAGGATTGTTTCATGCAGGGAATATGGATAGGGCTATGGAGTTTATTGAGAGAATGAAAACTGATGGGTGTGAACCAAATGTTCAGACATATAACGTTGCCATTCGATACTTTTGTGATGCTGGTGACGTTGAAAAGGGGTTGAGTATGTTTGAGAAGATGGGGCAGGGGAGTTTACCAAATTTGGATACGTATAATATTTTGATTAGTGCAATGTTTGTGAGGAAGAAGTCTGAAGATTTAGTGGTTGCTGGGAAGCTGTTGCTTGAGATGATTGATAGAGGATTCATTCCTAGGAAGTTCACTTTCAATCGGGTTCTCAACGGGCTTTTGCTGACGGGTAATCAAGCTTTTGCAAAGGAGATTTTGAGACAGCAGAGCAAATGTGGCCGTCTTCCTCGCCAATTTAAGTTATGA